The nucleotide window tcccatagtctgttctggacttggggactgtgaagagacctcttgtggcatgtcttgtggggcatgaatgggtgtctgagctgtgtgccagtagttcaaacagacagcttggtgcattcaacatgtcaatacctctcataaataaaagtagtgatgaagtcaacctctcctccactttcagccaggatagattgacatgcatattattaatattagctctctgtgtacatccagccgtgctgccctattctgagccaattgcaattttcctcagtccttttttgtggcacctgaccacacgactgaacagtagtccaggtgcaacaaaactagggcctgtaggacctgacttgttgatagtgttgttaagaaggcagagtatcgctttattatagacagacttctccccatctcagctactactgcatcaatatgttttgaccatgacagtttacaatctagggttactccaagcagtttagtcatctcaacttgctcaatttccacatgatttattacaagatttagttgaggtttagggtttagtgagtgttttgttccaaatacaatgcttattccttgccacctactctgaaactaactacagctctttgttaagtgttgcagtcatttcagtcgctgtagtagctgacgtgtattgagtcatctgcatacatagacactctggctttactcaaagtcagtggtaTGTCGTTAGTAAAAATGGAAAAAGCAATGGGCCTAAACAgttaccctggggaattcctgattctaacggGATTAATATTTGAGAGGCTTCcgttaaagaacaccctctgtgttctgttagacaagtaactatttatccacattatagcagggggtgtaaagccataatattattattattatattatattatgtgtttttccagcagcagactatgatcaataatgtcaaaagctgcactgaagtctaacaagacagcccccacaatcattttatcatcaatttctctcagccaatcatcagtcatttatgTAAGTGCTTttcttgttgagtgtccttccctataagcatgctgaaattctgttgtcaatttgtttactgtgaaatagcattgtatcgcGTCAAACACAATTTTCTCCAGAAGTtaactaagggttggtaacaggctgattggttggttatttgagccagtaaagggggctttactattcttgggtagcggaatgactttagcttccctacTGGCCTGAGGGGACAcactctctagtaggcttaaattgaagatgtgtcaaataggagtggcaataccgtctgctattatcctcagtaattttccatccagattgtcagaccctgctggcttgtcattgttgatagacagcAATAATTTGTTCACCTCTACCACAATGACTTTGCGAAATTCAAAAGTACAATACTTGTCTTTCATAATCtggtccgatatacttggatgtgtagtgtcagagtTTGTTGCTGGTATGTCATCTCTAAGTTTGCATATCTATCCAATGAAAAAGTCATTAAAAGTCGTTTGCAATATATCAGTGGGCtatgtgatgaatgagccatctgattcactGAATGAAGGAGCCGAGTTGGCTTTTTTCCCCACAATTTCATTTTAAAGGtgccccaaagctttttactatcattctatatgtaatttatctttgtttcatcgtgtagtttatttttatttagtttaggcACATGATTCCTTAATTTGTAGTGCGTTTGCCAATCGGTTAGGCTGTCAGACTTAACTtccataccttttgcctcatccctctcaaccacacaatttttaaattcctcatcagtccaaggggatttaacagtttttgcagtcattttcttaatggatgtgtgcttattagtaactggaataagtagtttcataaatgtgtcaagtgcagcgtctggttgctcctcattacacaccacagaccagcagcgcctggttgctcctcattacacaccacagaccagcagcgtctggttgctcctcattacacaccacagaccagcagcgtctggttgctcctcattacaaaccacagaccagcaactattctttacatcaacatatgaatcactacaaaacttattgtatgacctcttatacactatattaggcccagcctttggaactttggttttcctagatatggcaaTTATataatcacccagaaaatatacttctctgttgatatcacatacattatcaagtatttcacacatattataTTTAGTCAGGTCAGTTAGAGAATACATTCTGTTGTACTATAATGACTATCTTAAATTAAGAACAGGCAGCATTGGGATGAGGTTAAACATTGGATAGCAAAGTACCAACATCTAATAGCAGCGAATAGACATGAACTTACTTATGTCATCTGAAAAGTATTCAATGAAGGAACCGGTGAAGCCGCATCCTGCAAAAGACAATACAAACATCAAGGAAAACTCAACACACATGTAATGAACTTCATCAGGGTCCGGAAAACAGGCGCATAGTGCTCATTCTAAGAGAAGCGTAGTACAATTGTTTACCGATACGGATTCTATAGTCGGCGATCAGCTCCAGGCACCATTTGATGGCAGCATCATAACTCTCTCTGGCTTTACACTACAGACAACAGAAAACAACATCAACCCACCAGACACCAGGAATACATATACAAAAAGAGCTGTATCTATAATATAAATGAGTTATATGGAAACAGTATTCATAAAAGAGTTTGTCCGTTTCAGACATTCTTACCACAAGCTGATCAGCCTCTTCACAGTCAAAAGGCTTCAATGTTTTTAAGGCCACAGAGAAGCTGGAAAAGAAACGGGGAAAAAAACACGATGGTTAATATCGGAACAAAGGTTCATTACCAAAGAATGACGGTGGAAAGGGTTAAACAGCGAGTTTTTGGAGTTCCTACCCTTTTCGTATCCTCTTCTTGTCAAACAGCAGGTTGTCAATAAACACAATGCTGGCTTTCTTCATCTTCCGGTTCACACTTTTCacctgaggagaagaggagttgTTGTCAGCTCTAACATGTCCCCACCACATCTCATCGTTTCATGTTGTTGGGAGCACAGATCCTAACTCACCATTGCCGGCCAGAAAGGATAGTTTCTAAATTTGCACCAAACACATATTCCCTCTGTTATGGACAGCGGCTCTGAAAGAGACAAATAAGcatttatatactgaacaaaaatataaaaacgcaacatgtaaagtgttggtcccgtgtttcatgagctgaaataaaaagatcccagaaatgttccatatgcacaaaaagacaaaaagcttatttctctctaattttgtgcccaaatttgtttacatccctgttaatcagcatttctcctttaccaagataatccatccacctgactggtATGGTATATCAATAAaatgattaaatagcatgatcattacacaggtgcaccttgtgctggggacaataaaatgccactaaaatgtgcaattgtcacaatacaatgccacagatgtctcaagttttgaaggagcatgcaattggcatactggctacaggaatgtccaccagagctgttgccagaggatGCAATgtcaatttctctaccatatgccACCTCCAaatttgttttagagaatttgggagtacttccaaccggcctcacgtgtaaccacgccagcccaggtcctccacatctggcttcttcacctgttggatcatctgagaccagccacttggacagctgatgaaactgtgggtttgcgcAACCAACGAATtcctgcacaaactgtcagaaaccatttcAGGGAAGCAATTCTACATGCTTTTCGTTCTCACCAGggccttgacctgactgcagttcggcgtcgtaaccgacttcagtgggcaaatgcccaccttcgatggccactggcatacTGGAGAAGAGTGCTCTTTACGGATGAATCCCTGTTTCAAATGTGGGCGAGCAGTTAgatgatgtcaacgttgtgaacaaagtgccagtggggttatggtggaggggggattatggtatgggcaggcataagctacggacagtgaacacaattacattttatcgatggcaatttgatgcacagagataccgtgaagaGATCCCGAGGCCATTGTTgagccattcatccaccgccatcacgtcatgtttcagcatgataatgcacggccccatgtcatcTTTTCACATTTCCtgcatgtcccagttcttccatggcctgcatactcagactGCCACCCATTGGAcaggtttgggatgctctggatcggcgtgtatgacagcgtgttccagttcccgcaacTTTGCACAACTATTGAAGAGGAGtaagacaacattccacaggccacaatcaacagcctgatcaattatGTGAAGGAgctgtgtcgcgctgcatgaggcaaatggtggtcacaccagatactgactggttttctgatccttgCCTCTACCTTTTGTTTTAAATGATCTGTTaccaacagatgcacatctgtattcccagtcatgtgaaatgcatagattagggcctaatgaatttatttaaattgactgatttccttatatgaactgtaaaatctttgaaattcttgcatgttgcttttatatttttgttcagtgtaattaaaaACAATGTACAATTTTTACAGGCGTCATGTCAGGGAGGAAGTTTATCAACCATCCACACAATCACACTAACTCACTTGTGTTATTTAAGAAACTGGGCagatcttcctcatcctcctgctcttcctcctcctcttcaagaGGAAGTGATGTCAGGTGGTCTTCCTGAAGGCTCAGTTCGATGGACAGGTTTGAGGACAGGGAGGCATCTCCTGTGTCTTCGTCCGGTGAGTCCAACTCCAGTAGCTCAAACCGTGGTCTGGAGCATTGGATTGGCTGAGAGCTGGTGCTGTCGTCACTCTGCAGTCCgactctctccactccctctgctGTAAGACCCTTCCTGATTCTACGTCTGTGCTTGGCTGGAGGCCCCTCCTCTGAGCTGCAGGTCTGGGAACCTCCCTCTGCTGCAGTCTTCACCTTCTTACCACACTGAGTCTTCACTCTCTTTCCTACAGCCGGAGTCTTCACTCTCTTCACTACAGTCGGGTCCTTCACGCTCTTCACGACAGTCGGGTCCTTCACGCTCTTCACGACAGTCGGGTCCTTCACGCTCTCCACGACAGCCGGCTTCTTCACGCTCTCCACTACAGCCGGCTTCTTCACTCCCTTCACGACAGCCGGCTTCTTCACTCCCTTCACTACAGCCGGCTTCTTCACTCCCTTCACTACAGCCGGCTTCTTCACTCCCTTCACTACAGCCGGCTTCTTCACTCCCTTCACGACAGCCGGCTTCTTCACTCCAGCCGGCTTCTTCACTCCCTTCACGACAGCCGGCTTCTTCACTCCCTTCACGACAGCCGGCTTCTTCACTCCCTTCACGACAGCCGGCTTCTTCACTCCCTTCACGACAGCCGGCTTCTTCACTCCCTTCACGACAGCCGGCTTCTTCACTCCCTTCACGACAGCCGGCTTCTTCACTCCCTTCACGACAGCCGGCTTCTTCACTCCCTTCACGACAGCCGGCTTCTTCACTACAGCCGGCTTCTTCACTCCCTTCACTACAGCCGGCTTCTTCACTCGCTTCACTACAGCCGGCTTCTTCACTCCAGCCGGTTCCTTCCTTGGTCGACCTCTGGGTTTACCCCAAGGTTTACTGCTGGGTACAGCTCCGTCTGGCTCTGGAATCTGAAAGAGAGAAAGTTACTGAATATTGAATACTTTAAACATTTACTACTCTACAGAGAATAAGCCTGGACTAAAACACATTatcaatggagattctccattgtCAAGGCAAATTGTCTGTCGGTGCGTCACATCACGTCTGTTTCGACTCAGTGTTGATAAAGATGATACAGTACCTTGTCTAGATGGAACAGCTTCCAGGTGATAGGTGAGGCGTTCTGAGGGCTGTCTGGCTTAGAGCTGGGGGCCAGGGGAGACGGAGCAACAGAGAAGGAGTTGGCTGTTCCTATGGAGGATCTGGGGCCTGTGGTGGAGCTAAGACAGATCTGTTGCTGGACCCCCTTAGTTCTGCCTCTGACTCTCTTAGGTGTGCTTGTCGAGGAAGAGACACCAGGAGggctgagagtaggagagaggctTCTCTTTAGGCCAGAAGAGAGTTCTGCAGATAGAACAGGGAATGAAGAGACGATCTCAGAGTCTACCCTGTGGCTCTGTGTTTTTTTCCTATGTTTTCTCTTTGGGACACCAGGAGGGTTGTGTGTGGAAGAGACAACGCTGGGGGAGAGGTCCGTAGATAGCACAGGGAGTGAGATGGGGTTGGCAGAGACTACATTATGGCTCTTTGATTTCTTAGTATATTTTCTCTTTTTTACAGTCTCCACTTGTGACTCTAGCTTACGCTTCAGCGATATTTCAGATGTCTTTTCCCTATTCCCCTCAGTTTCCTGTGACTGGTCTACTTTATGGCTCTGTGAGTTTCTAGTATGTTTCCACTTCCTCACAGTCTCCTGCGACTGGTCATGTGATTGAGCTACCTTGGAGGTCTGTGACGTTTTAGATGCATGTTTCCTCTTGCTCAAATTCTCACTGTCCTGCGACTGGTCGGTCTCCTGCGACTGGTCTACCTTAGGGGTCTCTGATTTTTTTGTATACTTCCTCTTTGTCACCGGTGCCAGACACCTGTCCTCAAGGCCAGGCGCAGGTGAGTTGGATGTCAAGCACTGTGTCTCAGCCTCTGTTTGGTCCTCTGGCTGTGAACATGCGTGTGTATCTGTTAGGGCCTGATTGGTCTGATGTCCTGGGACAGTATGAGGTGTCTTGTCTTTGGGTGGCCTCCCCCTCTTGCGCCGTTCACTGTGTGGCTGTGAACATGGGTCTGAATCAGAACAGGACTGGATTTGATGTCCTGGGACAGTATGAGGTGTCTTGTCTTTGGGTGGCCTCCCCCTCTTGCGCCGTTCACTGTGTGGCTGTGAACATGGGTCTGAATCAGAACGGGACTGGATTTGATGTCCTGGGACAGTATGAGGTGTCTTGCCTTTGGGTGGCCTCCCCCTCTTGCGCCGTTCACTGTGTGGCTGTGAACATGGGTCTGAATCAGAACGGGACTGGATTTGATGTCCTGGGACAGTATGAGGTGTCTTGTCTTTGGGTGGCCTCCCCCTCTTGCGCCGTTCACTGTGTGGCTGTGAACTTGGGTCTGAATCAGAAGGGGACAGGATCTCCTGCGACTGGTCAGTCTCCTGCGACTGGTCAATCTCCTGCGACTGGTCAGTCTCCTGCGACTGGTCAGTCTCCTGCGACTGGTCAGTCTCCTGCGACTGGTCAGTCTCCTGCGACTGGTCTACCTTAGGGGTCTCTGCTTTTTTTATATACTTCCTCACCGGTGACTGACACCGGTCCTCAGGCACAGGTGAGTTGGATGAGAGGGGATGTGTCACTGTGACAGCATCCGTTTGTTCCTCTCGCTGTGAACATGGGTCTGAATCTGAAGGGGACTGGATCTGATGTCCTGGAACAGTATGAGGTGTCTTGTCTTTGGGTGGCCTCCCCCTCTTGCGCCGTTCACTGTGTGGCTGTGAACTTGGGTCTGAATCTGAAGGGGACTGGATCTGATGTCCTGGGACAGTATGAGGTGTCTTGTCTTTGGGTGGCCTCCCCCTCTTGCGCCGTTCACTGTGTGGCTGTGAACTTGGGTCTGAATCTGAAGGGGACTGGATCTGATGTCCTGGGACAGTATGAGGTGTCTTGTCTTTGGGTGGCCTCCCCCTCTTGTGCAATTCACCGTGTGGCTGTGAACTTGGGTCTGAATCTGAAGGGGACTGGATCTGATGTCCTGGGACAGTATGAGGTGTCTTGTCTTTGGGTGGCCTCCCCTTCTTGCGCCGTTCACCGTGTGGCTGTGACTGATCAGAGGTTCCTTTCTCTGTGGTCCTCTGTTTCTGGGGTGAAACAAATGGTTCAGCCTCTAGCTCTCTGGTCAGTGAATATGTGTGATCTCTAGCAATTAGGACATTATGGCTGGTTGTATCTCCTTGTTCTACAGATGGACTACAGAGATGGGACCCTTCGTTACGATGTACCCTCTGTAAATCCTTGGTGGAGGAAGGTAGTTCAGAGGAGCCCACTGGTGGGCTGGGTGACAGGGGCTGTGTCTCAACCTCTGTTAGGGCATCAGGTGACTGACACCGGTCCTCAGGCACTGGTGGGCTGGGTGACAGGGGCTGTGTCTCAACCTCTGTTAGGGCATCAGGTGACTGACACCGGTCCTCAGGCACTGGTGGGCTGGGTGACAGGGGCTGTGTCTCAACCTCTGTTAGGGCATCAGGTGACTGACACCGGTCCTCAGGCACTGGTGGGCTGGGTGACAGGGGCTGTGTCTCAACCTCTGTTAGGGCATCAGGTGACTGACACCGGTCCTCAGGCACAGGTGAGTTGGATGAGAGGGGATGTATCACTCTGACAGCATTAGTTTCTTCCTCTCGCTGTGAACATGGGTCTGAATCTGAACGGGACTGGATCTGATGTTCTGGGACAGTATGAGGTGTCTTGTCTTTGGGTGGCCTCCCCCTCTTGCGCCGTTCACTGTGTGGCTGTGATGCATCAGAGGTTCCATTCTCTGCTGTCTTCTGTTTCTGGGGTGTAATTAGTGATTGAGACAGGCTAGCAGGGTTGGTTGAAACAGGTGTTTGAACTGGGCTAGCAGGGCTAAGTCCTGGCTGTGGAGTGGATGTTTGGTGGTTGGTCCAATTTGAGTTCTTCTGAGTGGAAAAAGAAGAACTGTCCTCTGGTGAATTCATGTTCAAGGCCAGGCGAGCTCCAGCGCTTCAACTCCTCAGGAGGGCAACGCTTGTCATCTTGAGCTGTGGTGGAACCATGCATGAAGATAAAAGCTTTATTCTTTGTGTTGATCAAATAACAGCCATGTCAATTTCCCGAGAGGGTTGTTAACATTATATGTGTAGGCTAGTAATTAGAACCCAATAAACATCTTAGCAAACATCTGgccagctagctagatagctaaacaCTGACAACTTGTGAATTTTAAAGTTACGTTACTAGACCAAACTGTGGCTATTCAAAGGATTAACACCTTCCGTTTGCATCTTGAAAACGAGATGGTGCACCTCAAAAGATTTCATCATGCAACATTTCAAATAAATTACGTTAGCTAGTTAGCCGTTAGCTAGCTGACAACACTACTAGAGATCGGTCTCATCggatatttaaaaataaaacgtGATCATATGAGATTACACAGTTGACTAGCTTTAATAGATCTTCGTGTTCATTTTACATCCGCATATGGATGTACGGCGTGCTTTCTGGTATAAcaacgctaactagctagctagctaggaagCTACGGATAATTCTACAGCGTGTTTTGAATTGCAACGGTTACTCTGTGCTGGCTAACCGTTAGGTAGCTAACTTGCTAACGTTTCTAAAGTAGTATAGTAGTTGGGTTACAAATACTGATATTCAAAAATATTCATACGTACACATAGAAACAGCAAGGTAGATTTAATACTTTCTTCTTGATACTTCAAATGTTGCAACTCCTTCTGGGTTGGCACTAGTTACCATatccacaaagtcaaaattggctatcgTCAACGGGCTATAtcgtaaaaattcatgaaaacaaaaatgtgctttatgTTATTAGTTTAAGTTTAGGCTTAAggttagcagtctggttaaggttaTGTTTCATATACGATTTTAAGaatataaattgtagaaataggtggGGTTtgttactttgtggctgtggtaactagtgacgacccgcCCAAACCAAAACAGAGATACTTTTGAGGAGATGGGAAACTCCACTGGATTTGTGTATACTGTCGCGGTGCATTCTGGGATAAAGAGAGCTGTCCTCCAAGGAGTGAATGGGAGTCAATTGGGCGCTAAGCTCAAAAACACAACATTAGCATCAATTCCGTGAACAAGTATAACATTACAAATATTTTCCGAGGTGTGAGATAATTAATTGCTTCTCTGTAACGTTGTATAGCTTTGGAATCGTGACCTTACCTACTTTCGAGGAAAATAGGCAGGTTTCTCGAtatatggtgctttcaagacaactgggaacacgGAAAAaaaaacgaggtcaaatcatgaggTTGGTGAATATCAAATCGGAAAGTCTGAACTTTAGAAAGAGGCCCGACTTCACGACTTATAATTCCGAGTttgatgaccgttcaaaacgtttTTTTacagtcggagctcgttttttcctgagttcccagttgtcatgaacgcactgaagtcagaGATGTAAACGCGGCAAGATACTTTAACTTCGAGAAGGGATTGCATGATGATTAGTTTAGCAACCGCGTGACGTATGACAACGTCAACCCGATTGGTCAACAGCAGTCTGGGCGTTATACGTTGCTCTATTCATTGCCCAATGGGATTCTTATCTCTTCTCTATTTCAATTTCCGAGTTTCGCGCTGTTTGATTCATGGGATATGTAGTACATTATACTGAACTCGGGAGCAATGTAATTTCCCTCATTTAAAAGTTGACGAAATTACATAGGCAAAAAATCGTACACAAACATAAAccaaaaacacaacacacagtaaaAAGGCCTTTACTgtaacatgttctgttctgtcatcaAGTGAATAAGTACAGGAAAA belongs to Oncorhynchus gorbuscha isolate QuinsamMale2020 ecotype Even-year linkage group LG22, OgorEven_v1.0, whole genome shotgun sequence and includes:
- the LOC124009475 gene encoding serine/arginine repetitive matrix protein 2-like isoform X5 encodes the protein MNSPEDSSSFSTQKNSNWTNHQTSTPQPGLSPASPVQTPVSTNPASLSQSLITPQKQKTAENGTSDASQPHSERRKRGRPPKDKTPHTVPEHQIQSRSDSDPCSQREEETNAVRVIHPLSSNSPVPEDRCQSPDALTEVETQPLSPSPPVPEDRCQSPDALTEVETQPLSPSPPVPEDRCQSPDALTEVETQPLSPSPPVPEDRCQSPDALTEVETQPLSPSPPVGSSELPSSTKDLQRVHRNEGSHLCSPSVEQGDTTSHNVLIARDHTYSLTRELEAEPFVSPQKQRTTEKGTSDQSQPHGERRKKGRPPKDKTPHTVPGHQIQSPSDSDPSSQPHSERRKRGRPPKDKTPHTVPGHQIQSPSDSDPCSQREEQTDAVTVTHPLSSNSPVPEDRCQSPVRKYIKKAETPKVDQSQETDQSQETDQSQETDQSQETDQSQEIDQSQETDQSQEILSPSDSDPSSQPHSERRKRGRPPKDKTPHTVPGHQIQSRSDSDPCSQPHSERRKRGRPPKGKTPHTVPGHQIQSRSDSDPCSQPHSERRKRGRPPKDKTPHTVPGHQIQSCSDSDPCSQPHSERRKRGRPPKDKTPHTVPGHQTNQALTDTHACSQPEDQTEAETQCLTSNSPAPGLEDRCLAPVTKRKYTKKSETPKVDQSQETDQSQDSENLSKRKHASKTSQTSKVAQSHDQSQETVRKWKHTRNSQSHKVDQSQETEGNREKTSEISLKRKLESQVETVKKRKYTKKSKSHNVVSANPISLPVLSTDLSPSVVSSTHNPPGVPKRKHRKKTQSHRVDSEIVSSFPVLSAELSSGLKRSLSPTLSPPGVSSSTSTPKRVRGRTKGVQQQICLSSTTGPRSSIGTANSFSVAPSPLAPSSKPDSPQNASPITWKLFHLDKIPEPDGAVPSSKPWGKPRGRPRKEPAGVKKPAVVKRVKKPAVVKGVKKPAVVKKPAVVKGVKKPAVVKGVKKPAVVKGVKKPAVVKGVKKPAVVKGVKKPAVVKGVKKPAVVKGVKKPAVVKGVKKPAGVKKPAVVKGVKKPAVVKGVKKPAVVKGVKKPAVVKGVKKPAVVKGVKKPAVVESVKKPAVVESVKDPTVVKSVKDPTVVKSVKDPTVVKRVKTPAVGKRVKTQCGKKVKTAAEGGSQTCSSEEGPPAKHRRRIRKGLTAEGVERVGLQSDDSTSSQPIQCSRPRFELLELDSPDEDTGDASLSSNLSIELSLQEDHLTSLPLEEEEEEQEDEEDLPSFLNNTKPLSITEGICVWCKFRNYPFWPAMVKSVNRKMKKASIVFIDNLLFDKKRIRKGFSVALKTLKPFDCEEADQLVCKARESYDAAIKWCLELIADYRIRIGCGFTGSFIEYFSDDISCPVRRRYPQSTSDLNFPSKLMLEEQFLTSDLGEEEEEGSGRQEEERRRRRRRKLLPDRSKAARNRANEKLVDFIVKQRRVETRLLGVIGGQQQSKWLRWFLAASRSVVDTYLEDEDQLDQVYQYLRGVYDTAPLTAPCLADVDRIRLVLDVLLPEAIIYAIAGVDKLSLVKAEDKYLKGPCLSKREREEFDWMIEQQMKMKASIGQRPAH
- the LOC124009475 gene encoding serine/arginine repetitive matrix protein 2-like isoform X1 — translated: MNSPEDSSSFSTQKNSNWTNHQTSTPQPGLSPASPVQTPVSTNPASLSQSLITPQKQKTAENGTSDASQPHSERRKRGRPPKDKTPHTVPEHQIQSRSDSDPCSQREEETNAVRVIHPLSSNSPVPEDRCQSPDALTEVETQPLSPSPPVPEDRCQSPDALTEVETQPLSPSPPVPEDRCQSPDALTEVETQPLSPSPPVPEDRCQSPDALTEVETQPLSPSPPVGSSELPSSTKDLQRVHRNEGSHLCSPSVEQGDTTSHNVLIARDHTYSLTRELEAEPFVSPQKQRTTEKGTSDQSQPHGERRKKGRPPKDKTPHTVPGHQIQSPSDSDPSSQPHGELHKRGRPPKDKTPHTVPGHQIQSPSDSDPSSQPHSERRKRGRPPKDKTPHTVPGHQIQSPSDSDPSSQPHSERRKRGRPPKDKTPHTVPGHQIQSPSDSDPCSQREEQTDAVTVTHPLSSNSPVPEDRCQSPVRKYIKKAETPKVDQSQETDQSQETDQSQETDQSQETDQSQEIDQSQETDQSQEILSPSDSDPSSQPHSERRKRGRPPKDKTPHTVPGHQIQSRSDSDPCSQPHSERRKRGRPPKGKTPHTVPGHQIQSRSDSDPCSQPHSERRKRGRPPKDKTPHTVPGHQIQSCSDSDPCSQPHSERRKRGRPPKDKTPHTVPGHQTNQALTDTHACSQPEDQTEAETQCLTSNSPAPGLEDRCLAPVTKRKYTKKSETPKVDQSQETDQSQDSENLSKRKHASKTSQTSKVAQSHDQSQETVRKWKHTRNSQSHKVDQSQETEGNREKTSEISLKRKLESQVETVKKRKYTKKSKSHNVVSANPISLPVLSTDLSPSVVSSTHNPPGVPKRKHRKKTQSHRVDSEIVSSFPVLSAELSSGLKRSLSPTLSPPGVSSSTSTPKRVRGRTKGVQQQICLSSTTGPRSSIGTANSFSVAPSPLAPSSKPDSPQNASPITWKLFHLDKIPEPDGAVPSSKPWGKPRGRPRKEPAGVKKPAVVKRVKKPAVVKGVKKPAVVKKPAVVKGVKKPAVVKGVKKPAVVKGVKKPAVVKGVKKPAVVKGVKKPAVVKGVKKPAVVKGVKKPAVVKGVKKPAGVKKPAVVKGVKKPAVVKGVKKPAVVKGVKKPAVVKGVKKPAVVKGVKKPAVVESVKKPAVVESVKDPTVVKSVKDPTVVKSVKDPTVVKRVKTPAVGKRVKTQCGKKVKTAAEGGSQTCSSEEGPPAKHRRRIRKGLTAEGVERVGLQSDDSTSSQPIQCSRPRFELLELDSPDEDTGDASLSSNLSIELSLQEDHLTSLPLEEEEEEQEDEEDLPSFLNNTKPLSITEGICVWCKFRNYPFWPAMVKSVNRKMKKASIVFIDNLLFDKKRIRKGFSVALKTLKPFDCEEADQLVCKARESYDAAIKWCLELIADYRIRIGCGFTGSFIEYFSDDISCPVRRRYPQSTSDLNFPSKLMLEEQFLTSDLGEEEEEGSGRQEEERRRRRRRKLLPDRSKAARNRANEKLVDFIVKQRRVETRLLGVIGGQQQSKWLRWFLAASRSVVDTYLEDEDQLDQVYQYLRGVYDTAPLTAPCLADVDRIRLVLDVLLPEAIIYAIAGVDKLSLVKAEDKYLKGPCLSKREREEFDWMIEQQMKMKASIGQRPAH